In one window of Ignatzschineria indica DNA:
- a CDS encoding arsenic transporter produces MILALSIFIFTMILVIWQPKGLGIGYSASLGAILALVTGTIALSDIGIVWGIIWNAVLTFIAIIIISIVLDKANFFEWAALHITRLGAGIGLRLFFLMMLLGALISAFFANDGAALILTPIVMAILVKAGVSRASTLAFVMGAGFIADTASLPFTVSNLVNIVSADYYAISFGRYASVMVPVNIVSILMTMLVLGLFYRREIRFQYQLSGNKLLPSNVIEDKPLFWAGWITLILLLIGFFISDHYKIPLSVIAGAGALFLLYVAGKRGVVAPKKVLLLAPWQIVLFSLGMYLVVFGLRNAGLMAYLVILLNQLVEAGIWSATIGTGLLSALLSSVMNNLPTVLIGVLSIDSSIATGVTKEAMVYANVIGSDLGPKITPIGSLATLLWLHVLSQNNLKITWGYYFKVGIVLILPVLLVTLVALVIRLS; encoded by the coding sequence ATGATTCTCGCTCTCTCGATCTTTATTTTTACAATGATACTGGTGATTTGGCAACCGAAAGGGTTGGGGATAGGATATAGCGCCTCATTGGGCGCTATTTTAGCGTTAGTTACAGGAACCATCGCTCTGTCCGATATCGGGATTGTCTGGGGAATTATCTGGAATGCCGTTTTAACCTTTATTGCGATAATTATTATCAGTATTGTGTTGGATAAAGCCAACTTCTTTGAGTGGGCAGCACTTCATATTACTCGTTTAGGAGCCGGCATCGGTTTAAGGCTCTTCTTTCTAATGATGCTTTTAGGCGCATTGATCTCTGCATTCTTTGCCAATGATGGTGCAGCGCTGATTTTAACACCGATTGTGATGGCAATTTTAGTGAAAGCGGGGGTCAGTCGTGCTTCAACATTAGCTTTTGTGATGGGGGCAGGATTTATTGCCGATACGGCAAGTCTTCCTTTTACAGTCTCTAACTTAGTAAATATTGTTTCTGCTGATTATTATGCGATCTCATTTGGGCGTTATGCATCAGTTATGGTGCCGGTCAATATCGTCTCTATTTTGATGACGATGTTAGTGTTAGGGCTCTTCTATCGCAGAGAGATCCGATTTCAATATCAACTTTCAGGTAATAAGCTTCTCCCTAGTAATGTTATTGAAGATAAGCCTCTTTTTTGGGCTGGCTGGATAACGTTGATTCTTTTGCTGATCGGTTTTTTTATCTCTGATCACTATAAGATCCCGCTCAGTGTGATCGCCGGTGCCGGCGCGCTCTTTCTTCTCTATGTTGCCGGGAAACGGGGTGTAGTAGCACCTAAAAAAGTGCTTCTATTGGCGCCTTGGCAGATTGTTCTCTTCTCTTTGGGGATGTATCTGGTGGTCTTCGGTTTAAGAAATGCCGGACTGATGGCGTATCTGGTAATACTTCTTAATCAGTTAGTTGAAGCAGGGATCTGGAGCGCAACGATCGGGACCGGGCTCTTGTCGGCGCTTCTATCGTCGGTCATGAATAATCTTCCTACCGTTTTAATTGGCGTTCTTTCGATCGATAGTTCTATTGCGACAGGTGTGACGAAAGAGGCAATGGTTTATGCCAATGTGATTGGTAGTGATCTCGGACCTAAGATTACACCGATTGGTAGTCTAGCAACCCTGTTATGGTTACATGTATTGAGTCAGAATAATCTCAAAATTACTTGGGGTTACTACTTTAAAGTGGGAATTGTCTTAATATTACCTGTATTGTTAGTCACCCTTGTCGCTCTGGTTATTCGGTTATCGTAG
- the trmB gene encoding tRNA (guanosine(46)-N7)-methyltransferase TrmB, which produces MRNIENSNEVVLEKHDDVVKDQQKDRPLRTVRSFVKREGRLTKGQERILAESPYLLSHTIVDEVWDLDQIFGRQNRARTLEIGFGDGASLSKMAENEPARDFLGIEVHRPGVGRLLLDVEEKGLTNIRVIDYDAVHILKHAIPDGALDCVQIFFPDPWHKKKHHKRRIIQPEFVALIAKKLCSGGRLCLATDWEPYAEHMMEVMLAAPDYENSVEGFIENPTHRMPTKFEARGRRLGHGVWDLVFLKR; this is translated from the coding sequence ATGAGAAATATCGAAAACAGTAATGAAGTGGTGCTTGAAAAGCATGATGATGTAGTGAAGGATCAGCAAAAGGATCGTCCACTACGAACCGTTCGTTCATTTGTGAAGCGAGAAGGGCGACTAACAAAGGGGCAAGAGCGAATTTTAGCAGAGAGTCCCTATCTTCTCTCTCATACAATTGTGGATGAGGTCTGGGATCTTGATCAGATTTTTGGCCGTCAAAACCGTGCGCGTACTTTAGAGATCGGTTTTGGTGATGGTGCCTCTCTCTCTAAGATGGCTGAAAATGAACCTGCGCGTGATTTTTTAGGGATCGAAGTGCATCGACCTGGTGTTGGTCGTCTACTCTTAGATGTTGAGGAGAAGGGATTAACCAATATTCGAGTGATCGATTATGATGCCGTTCATATCTTAAAGCATGCGATACCTGATGGAGCGCTCGATTGTGTTCAGATCTTCTTCCCCGATCCTTGGCATAAGAAGAAGCATCATAAACGTCGTATCATTCAGCCTGAATTTGTTGCACTTATTGCGAAAAAGCTCTGTAGTGGTGGTCGACTCTGTTTAGCAACCGACTGGGAACCCTATGCAGAGCATATGATGGAGGTGATGCTCGCCGCTCCTGATTATGAAAATAGTGTGGAAGGCTTTATTGAAAACCCTACCCATCGTATGCCGACCAAATTTGAGGCAAGAGGGCGTCGTTTAGGGCATGGTGTTTGGGATCTTGTTTTTCTTAAGAGATGA
- the ispG gene encoding flavodoxin-dependent (E)-4-hydroxy-3-methylbut-2-enyl-diphosphate synthase, translated as MVFTIKRRPTSQVMVGNIGIGSDYPIRVQSMTNTNTEDVAATVAQIIELADAGSELVRVTVNTELAAKAVPHIVEQLRATGYETPIVGDFHFNGHRLLQAEPECAKALAKLRINPGNVGRGARKDEQFSAIVEEALKHQKPVRIGVNWGSLDPEVLKRLWDENLKKTIPLSNDELMCEAMIVSALESIAFAKEIGMTDEDIILSVKVSQSQQLIKVYRDIAPLTQVPLHLGLTEAGMGMKGTVASTAALAVLLQEGIGDTIRISLTPEPNASRTEEVLVGKEILQSLQIRAFTPKVVACPGCGRTSSDDFQHLAQDIQSYIDNNMPTWKTQYEGVEKMVVAVMGCIVNGPGESKMANIGISLPGNGERPVAPVYIDGERSVTLKGEQIAQEFKQIINEYINEKYRKQ; from the coding sequence ATGGTTTTTACCATCAAAAGACGCCCCACAAGTCAAGTGATGGTGGGAAATATCGGCATCGGTTCTGATTATCCAATTAGGGTTCAGTCGATGACCAATACCAATACAGAAGATGTTGCGGCAACTGTTGCGCAGATTATTGAGCTTGCGGATGCTGGCTCGGAGCTTGTTCGCGTCACGGTCAATACCGAATTAGCGGCAAAGGCTGTTCCTCATATTGTAGAGCAGCTAAGAGCTACGGGGTATGAGACGCCGATTGTTGGGGATTTTCACTTTAATGGGCATCGTTTACTGCAAGCTGAGCCTGAATGTGCCAAAGCATTGGCGAAATTGCGAATTAATCCCGGCAATGTAGGGCGCGGGGCACGAAAAGATGAACAATTTAGTGCCATCGTTGAGGAGGCGCTCAAGCATCAAAAGCCGGTTAGAATCGGTGTCAATTGGGGGAGTTTAGATCCTGAGGTTTTAAAGCGTCTTTGGGATGAGAATCTTAAAAAAACAATCCCTCTGTCTAATGATGAATTGATGTGTGAAGCGATGATTGTCTCGGCGCTAGAGAGTATTGCTTTTGCGAAAGAGATTGGGATGACAGATGAAGATATTATCCTCTCTGTGAAAGTGAGTCAGAGCCAGCAGTTAATTAAGGTCTATCGTGATATCGCACCATTGACTCAGGTACCGCTCCATCTGGGCTTAACAGAAGCAGGGATGGGAATGAAGGGAACAGTGGCTTCAACTGCGGCATTAGCCGTCTTACTTCAAGAAGGAATTGGTGATACCATTCGTATCTCTTTAACGCCGGAACCTAATGCCTCTCGGACCGAGGAAGTGCTCGTAGGGAAAGAGATTTTACAGAGTCTACAGATTCGTGCTTTTACCCCAAAAGTGGTCGCTTGCCCAGGATGTGGCCGAACAAGTAGTGATGATTTCCAACATTTAGCGCAAGATATTCAATCCTATATCGATAACAATATGCCTACTTGGAAGACCCAATATGAAGGGGTTGAGAAGATGGTGGTTGCAGTTATGGGATGTATTGTTAACGGCCCTGGCGAATCTAAAATGGCGAATATCGGCATTAGTCTACCGGGGAATGGTGAGCGACCTGTCGCACCAGTCTATATTGATGGTGAACGATCAGTAACCCTAAAAGGGGAGCAGATCGCTCAAGAATTTAAACAGATCATAAACGAATATATTAATGAGAAATATCGAAAACAGTAA
- the hemJ gene encoding protoporphyrinogen oxidase HemJ — protein MSYLVYKALHIIFMVTWFAGLFYLPRIFVYHASNSNPATSETFKVMEKKLMIMTNIGGALTVIFGLILIMKNPALLKMGWFHFKLTLVFLLLIYHFYCYRYVLIFRHDKNHHSHKFYRYFNEIPSVILVLVVFLVILKAIPFIHF, from the coding sequence ATGTCATATCTTGTCTACAAAGCGCTACATATTATCTTTATGGTCACATGGTTTGCTGGCCTCTTCTACCTTCCCCGAATTTTTGTCTATCATGCATCAAATAGTAATCCCGCAACAAGCGAGACATTTAAGGTGATGGAGAAAAAGTTGATGATCATGACCAATATTGGCGGAGCCCTTACCGTCATATTTGGTTTGATCTTGATTATGAAGAATCCGGCACTTCTTAAGATGGGATGGTTTCATTTTAAATTGACACTCGTCTTTCTTCTTCTGATCTACCACTTCTACTGCTATCGTTATGTGTTAATCTTCCGTCACGATAAAAATCACCACTCCCACAAGTTTTATCGTTACTTCAATGAGATTCCAAGCGTTATCTTAGTGCTAGTTGTCTTCCTTGTAATCCTAAAAGCGATCCCCTTTATTCACTTCTAA
- a CDS encoding peroxiredoxin, with protein sequence MGNMIEKVTTEILSTPYETQREPLELDSLKEKYIVLFFYPKDNTPGCSNEVQDFNKLLSQFAELDCAVVGASRDSKNSHIKFSDKFELNFPLLSDPEETLCRAFDVIKEKKMFGKVGMGIERSTFIFDKSGTILHEWRKVKVPGHAEEVLETLKSL encoded by the coding sequence ATGGGAAATATGATTGAGAAAGTCACAACAGAAATTTTATCAACCCCCTATGAGACGCAGAGAGAGCCATTGGAGCTCGACTCTTTAAAGGAGAAGTATATTGTGCTCTTCTTCTATCCAAAGGATAATACGCCGGGGTGCAGTAATGAAGTACAAGATTTTAATAAATTATTATCGCAATTTGCTGAGCTAGATTGTGCTGTTGTAGGGGCTTCTCGAGATAGTAAAAATTCTCATATTAAGTTTTCAGATAAATTTGAACTCAATTTTCCCCTCTTATCAGATCCGGAAGAGACACTCTGCCGCGCCTTTGATGTGATTAAAGAGAAGAAGATGTTTGGTAAGGTAGGGATGGGGATTGAACGTAGTACCTTCATCTTCGATAAGAGTGGAACAATTCTTCATGAGTGGCGTAAAGTGAAGGTGCCGGGTCATGCAGAAGAGGTTTTAGAGACGTTAAAATCGCTATAG
- the dprA gene encoding DNA-processing protein DprA — MLQDWLTLYYTPKIGARRFQQLLNYFGSIEKILEADQLAWQEAGIPSSVKHPNHYQLTPKIEAALNWAEEPNHAILHLESESYPPLLKEIFDPPAILFVKGSIPLLSAPQIAIVGTRKPTEEGSYNAKLFASELTAAGLTVTSGLALGIDYIAHKSAVERQAPTVAVLGTGLNEIYPKNHLPLSEAIIEYGGAIISEYPLHMPAKPQNFPRRNRIIAGLSLGTLVVEAAQKSGSLITARMSMEENRDLFTIPGSIHSPQSRGCHQLIREGATLVESTHDIRSLLKGWIDPAPDSPQTSLNLIIEEELPNEKAKNSRFRPKSEKRTVRTPAPRLPADHPQYELYQLLITPKSINQLVEQLNKSAADITTDLMMLEIEGVITSDQGIYQQKRG, encoded by the coding sequence ATGCTACAGGATTGGCTGACGCTCTACTATACCCCAAAAATTGGCGCAAGACGCTTTCAACAACTTCTCAACTATTTTGGCTCTATCGAGAAGATTTTAGAAGCAGATCAACTCGCTTGGCAAGAAGCGGGAATTCCCAGCTCTGTCAAACATCCTAATCATTACCAATTAACACCTAAAATAGAAGCGGCACTCAATTGGGCGGAAGAGCCTAATCATGCCATTTTACATCTTGAAAGCGAATCCTATCCACCCCTCTTAAAAGAGATCTTCGATCCACCGGCGATCCTCTTTGTTAAGGGCTCTATCCCGCTTCTCTCCGCACCCCAAATTGCGATCGTAGGTACGCGCAAGCCGACAGAAGAAGGAAGCTATAATGCTAAACTTTTCGCCTCAGAATTAACCGCTGCCGGACTTACGGTAACGAGTGGTTTAGCACTAGGTATCGACTATATTGCCCACAAATCAGCTGTTGAACGTCAAGCACCTACCGTTGCCGTTTTAGGAACGGGGCTCAATGAGATCTATCCGAAAAACCATCTTCCCTTGAGCGAAGCGATTATTGAATATGGAGGCGCCATTATTAGCGAATATCCTCTCCATATGCCGGCAAAACCTCAAAACTTTCCCCGGAGAAATCGTATTATTGCAGGTTTATCTCTCGGCACATTGGTGGTAGAAGCTGCACAAAAATCAGGCTCTCTCATCACTGCAAGAATGAGCATGGAGGAGAATCGTGATCTCTTTACCATTCCCGGCTCCATCCATTCACCACAATCTCGAGGCTGTCATCAATTGATTCGTGAAGGCGCAACCTTGGTAGAATCGACTCACGATATCCGCTCTCTACTCAAGGGCTGGATTGACCCTGCACCAGACTCACCACAAACATCTCTTAATCTTATCATTGAAGAGGAGCTCCCTAATGAGAAAGCCAAAAATAGTCGCTTCCGCCCAAAGAGCGAAAAGAGGACTGTTAGAACACCAGCCCCACGACTACCGGCAGATCACCCTCAATATGAGCTCTATCAGCTCTTAATAACACCAAAATCGATCAACCAACTAGTTGAACAACTTAATAAGAGCGCTGCAGATATCACCACTGATCTGATGATGCTTGAGATCGAAGGCGTCATCACCTCTGATCAAGGAATCTATCAACAAAAAAGAGGTTAA
- a CDS encoding Bax inhibitor-1 family protein → MNNYYQADAYTGVQREGMHKVLRQAYTLVALSLIPTIIGAFISVQTNVVLNLMVSSPIIFFIGFMVAFYGLSFAIEANKTSVTGLVLMFVFTFLMGMMLGPLLTLALKSTNGWQYIGIAAGGTAGLFLVLAILGGDKTKDFSPIGKYVGALGIVMIITIALNFLFLKMPMINLILSMLIIPFSGAIILWRVNSVVRGGEDNYISVALDIYIALYNIFSSLLRLILASND, encoded by the coding sequence ATGAATAACTATTATCAGGCAGATGCCTATACTGGCGTACAGCGTGAAGGGATGCATAAGGTATTGCGTCAAGCTTATACTTTAGTTGCGCTCTCCCTTATTCCGACAATTATTGGTGCTTTTATCTCAGTACAAACCAATGTTGTCTTAAACTTAATGGTTTCAAGCCCCATTATCTTCTTTATCGGTTTTATGGTGGCTTTCTACGGTCTCTCTTTTGCGATTGAGGCGAATAAAACATCGGTTACCGGTTTGGTATTGATGTTTGTCTTTACCTTTTTGATGGGAATGATGTTAGGTCCTCTCTTAACATTAGCGCTTAAATCCACAAATGGCTGGCAATATATCGGGATTGCAGCAGGAGGAACTGCGGGTCTCTTCTTAGTATTAGCTATTTTGGGTGGAGATAAAACAAAAGATTTCTCTCCAATTGGTAAGTATGTTGGAGCGTTAGGGATTGTGATGATTATCACTATCGCGCTTAACTTCCTCTTCTTAAAGATGCCGATGATTAACTTGATTTTATCGATGTTGATCATTCCATTTTCAGGAGCAATCATCTTATGGCGCGTGAATAGTGTTGTCAGAGGTGGAGAAGATAACTATATCAGCGTAGCATTAGATATCTATATTGCGCTCTATAATATCTTCTCAAGCTTACTTCGTTTAATCCTTGCAAGTAATGATTAA
- a CDS encoding LPS-assembly protein LptD, giving the protein MPKTRYLPSKLAIALMLSLPALSLASTPVACQISPLAQHIMPLNKEATQEQIFVTANEGNLTPTNAHLYGDVEIQLGNEWLRSDQFDMDRVHQVITSEGKDVRYATPDTVLVGDRLIHNIDKKETSVTAATYYLKAGTNIQGRATKIDHFDNQQKTLLKDATYSACSVDNEIWKIDAKDIDINHAAGRAKAYDATFDVFDIPVLYTPYISYPIDGKRHSGILFPEFEISRSSGISLFLPYYFNIAPNMDAILAPGIITKRGAAIKGNFRYLNEWQYLTLEGSYLFRDKLYDNKKRWYLKAEQRSQFNKNLSGNILFQNVSDKDYMSDLGKQNGLYEEVTLERHAVLNYRTDHWTTLLRFQDFVVTDREIVKRNPYGRLPQLLFQGGWNLGNLNIDLHGELVHFAAKNDRFLGEDARHPRAATRLDLMPTISYRLENAWGFIEPAARFRYTQYHLNYHNKKYQDGNKTNFSRSMPILSLDAGFFLDKEMQLTNLFGGGDFTQTFEPRLFYLYAPYRNQSHIPIFDTSRMDSNFDNLFNFNDFYGADRQSNANRLTTAVTTRLIEDNSGYERFFLSLGQTQYFTSPRITLGEDIKKGENKIRRSALTAETGVAITRDLYAKANLDWSTNNKQVIYGTFDLNYRPASDKIFSISYRYNRADYVEATKTDQIDTSFYWSLNNKWAIAGRYNYILSESKMIDSQLGVEFRDCCVTTRVAARYYRNNVYDEQKQWRVYIEFDLNGIGSIGQNTDGLWKDSISGYSSRQGKFF; this is encoded by the coding sequence GTGCCCAAGACTAGATATCTACCCTCCAAACTTGCGATTGCATTAATGCTCTCGCTACCGGCCTTGTCTCTGGCCTCTACCCCTGTAGCTTGTCAGATCTCTCCACTTGCTCAACATATTATGCCGCTCAATAAAGAAGCGACTCAAGAGCAGATTTTTGTAACGGCAAATGAAGGAAATCTCACTCCAACAAATGCCCATCTCTATGGAGATGTTGAGATACAACTGGGCAATGAGTGGTTAAGAAGTGATCAGTTTGATATGGATCGCGTCCATCAAGTGATCACATCAGAAGGGAAAGATGTCCGTTATGCAACCCCAGATACAGTACTTGTTGGCGATCGCCTTATACATAATATCGATAAAAAAGAGACCTCGGTTACTGCAGCAACTTACTACTTGAAAGCTGGTACCAATATACAAGGGCGTGCGACAAAGATAGATCACTTTGATAATCAACAGAAAACCCTCTTGAAAGATGCCACCTACTCTGCCTGCTCAGTCGATAATGAGATCTGGAAAATTGATGCAAAAGATATCGATATCAATCATGCTGCAGGACGCGCAAAAGCTTATGATGCTACTTTCGATGTTTTCGATATCCCGGTACTCTACACTCCTTACATCTCATATCCGATCGATGGAAAAAGGCATAGTGGAATCCTCTTCCCTGAGTTTGAAATTAGTCGAAGCAGTGGAATCTCCCTCTTTCTACCCTACTATTTCAATATCGCTCCTAATATGGATGCGATATTAGCGCCGGGGATCATCACTAAAAGAGGCGCAGCGATAAAAGGTAATTTTCGTTACCTTAATGAGTGGCAATATCTCACCCTTGAAGGAAGTTATCTCTTTCGAGATAAGCTCTACGATAATAAGAAGCGATGGTATCTCAAAGCGGAACAGCGCTCTCAATTTAATAAAAACCTTTCCGGAAACATTCTCTTTCAAAATGTCTCTGATAAAGATTATATGAGTGATCTTGGAAAACAAAATGGCCTTTATGAAGAGGTAACATTAGAGCGCCATGCCGTCTTAAATTACCGAACCGATCACTGGACAACGCTTCTTCGTTTCCAAGATTTTGTTGTCACTGATCGAGAGATTGTTAAACGGAATCCATATGGTCGATTACCGCAGCTACTCTTCCAAGGCGGATGGAATCTGGGCAATCTCAATATCGATCTTCATGGGGAGCTCGTTCACTTTGCTGCTAAAAATGATCGCTTCTTAGGAGAAGATGCAAGACATCCCCGCGCGGCAACTCGTCTCGACCTAATGCCCACTATTAGCTATCGATTGGAAAATGCATGGGGGTTTATTGAGCCTGCGGCAAGATTTCGCTATACCCAATATCATCTCAATTATCATAATAAAAAGTATCAAGACGGAAATAAAACCAACTTCTCTCGTTCAATGCCGATCTTAAGCCTTGATGCCGGCTTCTTTTTAGATAAAGAGATGCAACTAACTAATCTATTTGGTGGTGGTGATTTTACACAAACCTTTGAGCCTCGCCTCTTCTATCTCTATGCCCCCTATCGCAACCAGAGCCATATTCCTATCTTTGATACTTCAAGGATGGATTCAAACTTTGACAATCTCTTTAACTTTAATGATTTCTATGGTGCTGATCGACAGAGTAATGCTAACCGACTCACAACGGCAGTTACAACGCGGCTCATTGAAGATAATAGTGGTTATGAGCGCTTCTTCCTCTCCCTAGGACAGACGCAATACTTCACTTCACCACGTATTACGCTCGGCGAGGATATTAAAAAAGGGGAAAATAAAATTCGTCGCTCTGCACTCACTGCAGAGACAGGGGTTGCCATTACCCGTGATCTCTATGCAAAAGCAAATCTCGACTGGTCAACTAACAATAAACAGGTGATCTACGGAACATTTGATCTCAACTATCGCCCGGCTTCCGACAAAATATTCTCAATTAGTTATCGCTATAACCGCGCAGATTATGTTGAAGCAACAAAAACAGATCAGATCGATACCTCTTTCTACTGGAGCCTCAATAATAAATGGGCTATCGCCGGCCGCTACAACTATATCTTAAGCGAATCGAAGATGATCGATAGCCAATTAGGGGTTGAATTTCGAGATTGTTGTGTCACTACGCGTGTTGCCGCTCGCTACTATCGCAATAATGTCTATGATGAACAAAAACAGTGGCGCGTCTATATTGAGTTTGATCTCAATGGCATCGGCAGTATCGGCCAAAATACCGATGGTTTATGGAAAGATAGCATCTCAGGCTATTCTTCACGACAAGGAAAATTTTTCTAA
- a CDS encoding APC family permease → MLLNTKALSPNATTASSISSPSKLQKTLVLWQLVMIGLAYMQPMTVFDTFGIVSDQSGGHVPTAYIITLVAMMFTAMSYGQMVKYYPSAGSAYTYAQRSLNPNLGFLIGWCTMLDYLFNPMINILLATIYLKTLISADISVWFYVIPLAIAMTYINYRGVELVANVNTLIVFCQLLLIGIFIGLIVKGLAFDDIGAGTLMSTEPFWSEDMQIGAVAAGSAILCFSFLGFDGLSSLSEETKDAAKTVPRAILLTTLVGGIIFIFVTYFMQLYFKNYTFIDPEESQPEVLLYVGKKLFQSIGLWLAVLAVCASGIAAHTGVSRMMYVMGRDGILPPKIFGYINPKYKTPSINIIIVGFICLFAGFFDLSFALHLVNFGALTAFFFVNLCVVVQYYIRDNQRYSVMHNLNYLLFPMAGMAFIIYLWFNLEYTALVIGIVWGMIGLVYLSFVTKGFTQFPKEFLSRSRTPDA, encoded by the coding sequence ATGTTATTAAATACGAAGGCGTTATCTCCTAACGCTACGACTGCTTCATCCATCTCTTCTCCATCAAAACTGCAAAAAACCTTAGTATTATGGCAACTTGTCATGATCGGTCTTGCTTATATGCAACCGATGACAGTTTTCGATACTTTCGGAATTGTAAGCGATCAATCAGGCGGACATGTTCCAACAGCATATATCATCACCCTTGTGGCGATGATGTTTACAGCGATGAGCTATGGCCAAATGGTAAAATATTACCCTTCTGCAGGATCGGCATATACCTATGCACAGAGATCTCTTAATCCTAATCTAGGATTTTTGATCGGCTGGTGTACGATGCTCGATTATCTCTTTAATCCGATGATCAATATTCTGCTAGCAACCATCTACCTAAAGACTCTCATTAGTGCTGATATTAGTGTCTGGTTTTATGTTATTCCATTAGCGATTGCAATGACTTATATCAACTACCGCGGTGTTGAATTGGTCGCAAATGTTAATACCTTAATTGTCTTCTGCCAATTGCTTCTGATCGGGATCTTTATTGGATTGATTGTTAAGGGCTTAGCATTTGATGACATTGGTGCCGGCACACTCATGAGTACAGAACCTTTCTGGTCTGAAGATATGCAGATCGGCGCAGTTGCTGCGGGATCAGCTATTCTCTGCTTCTCATTCTTAGGATTTGATGGCTTAAGCTCTCTTTCAGAAGAGACTAAAGATGCCGCTAAAACAGTGCCAAGAGCGATTCTTCTAACCACCCTCGTGGGAGGAATTATCTTTATCTTCGTCACCTACTTTATGCAACTCTACTTTAAAAACTATACCTTTATCGATCCTGAAGAGAGCCAACCGGAAGTATTACTCTATGTTGGTAAAAAGCTCTTTCAATCGATCGGTCTTTGGTTAGCGGTCCTTGCTGTCTGTGCATCAGGGATTGCAGCGCATACAGGGGTATCGAGAATGATGTATGTTATGGGACGTGATGGTATCTTACCACCTAAGATCTTTGGCTATATCAATCCTAAATATAAAACCCCATCAATTAATATCATTATTGTTGGTTTTATCTGTCTTTTTGCAGGATTCTTCGATCTTAGCTTTGCGCTTCACCTTGTTAACTTCGGGGCGTTGACAGCATTCTTCTTCGTTAATCTCTGCGTTGTCGTTCAATACTATATTCGCGACAATCAGCGTTACTCTGTGATGCATAATTTGAACTACCTTCTCTTCCCAATGGCAGGAATGGCGTTTATTATCTATCTCTGGTTTAACCTTGAGTATACGGCACTAGTGATCGGAATTGTTTGGGGTATGATCGGTTTAGTCTATCTCTCATTTGTCACAAAAGGCTTTACCCAATTCCCGAAAGAATTCTTAAGTCGTTCACGGACACCTGATGCTTAA
- a CDS encoding LLM class flavin-dependent oxidoreductase produces the protein MKYSILDLANINQKETPRDAFHRAAALAQLGEKSGYTRFWVAEHHNMVNIASSATAVLIGYLASKTEKIRLGSGGIMLPNHAPLMVAEAFGTLESLYPNRIDLGVGRAPGTDPQTAYALRRDPARADHFPQEVVELLNYFHPQDNQRINAIPGMNLSIPVWILGSSLFGAQLAAHLGLPYAFAAHFAPTHMKEALALYRERFRPSAYLDKPYAMLCMNAVIAESNDEADYLFTTMEQSFTQLIRDDRKLTPPPITREEMERYWNPMEKRHVSSMLRISAVGDHNRAKEMIESLLTEIEVEELMFAGVIYDQEKRLDSFRRLSEVMQSIKR, from the coding sequence ATGAAATATTCCATTTTAGATTTAGCCAATATTAATCAAAAAGAGACTCCTCGAGATGCTTTTCATCGAGCTGCCGCACTTGCACAGCTTGGCGAGAAATCAGGATATACCCGTTTTTGGGTTGCCGAGCATCACAATATGGTTAATATCGCAAGCTCTGCTACAGCAGTATTAATCGGCTACCTTGCAAGTAAAACAGAGAAAATTCGTCTCGGGTCAGGGGGAATTATGCTCCCCAATCATGCGCCCTTAATGGTAGCAGAGGCTTTTGGCACCTTAGAGAGCCTCTACCCTAATAGAATCGACCTTGGAGTTGGGCGAGCTCCCGGCACTGATCCACAAACCGCTTATGCACTTCGTCGCGATCCTGCGCGCGCAGATCATTTCCCCCAAGAGGTTGTAGAACTGCTCAACTACTTCCATCCTCAAGATAATCAGCGCATCAATGCCATTCCCGGCATGAATCTCTCCATTCCTGTTTGGATCTTAGGATCGAGCCTCTTTGGCGCACAATTAGCGGCACATTTAGGGCTCCCTTATGCTTTTGCCGCCCATTTTGCACCTACCCATATGAAAGAAGCGCTTGCACTCTACCGAGAACGCTTCCGCCCATCAGCATATCTTGATAAACCTTACGCTATGCTCTGTATGAATGCTGTTATTGCCGAGAGTAATGACGAGGCGGATTATCTCTTTACCACAATGGAGCAGAGTTTTACCCAATTGATTCGCGATGATCGCAAGTTAACCCCACCTCCTATTACCCGAGAGGAGATGGAGCGCTATTGGAATCCAATGGAGAAACGCCATGTCTCCTCGATGTTACGGATCTCTGCTGTTGGCGACCACAATCGTGCTAAAGAGATGATCGAATCATTACTCACTGAGATTGAAGTTGAAGAACTCATGTTTGCCGGCGTTATCTATGATCAAGAAAAGCGACTCGACTCTTTTCGTCGCTTAAGTGAAGTGATGCAATCTATCAAGCGCTAA